A part of Bacillus thuringiensis genomic DNA contains:
- a CDS encoding DUF3884 family protein: MTHSNGLKGIGEKLNPTIYQVRFMKLDEPIRFESFPELKKLGDWLSTSAQMWSCHSTMYKYNREEFEKKFLEITKLTADNVLISTGGVGFNFMSPGWRNSL; encoded by the coding sequence ATGACACATTCAAATGGTCTTAAAGGAATTGGAGAGAAGTTAAACCCAACTATCTATCAAGTGAGATTCATGAAATTAGATGAACCAATTCGATTTGAGTCGTTTCCTGAATTAAAGAAATTAGGGGACTGGTTAAGTACTTCAGCGCAAATGTGGTCGTGTCACTCAACTATGTACAAGTACAACAGAGAAGAATTTGAAAAGAAATTTTTAGAAATCACAAAATTAACAGCTGATAATGTTCTAATATCTACTGGTGGTGTCGGATTCAACTTCATGTCACCGGGCTGGAGAAATTCTCTCTAG
- a CDS encoding YebC/PmpR family DNA-binding transcriptional regulator, which yields MGRKWNNIKEKKASKDANTSRIYAKFGREIYVAAKQGEPDPESNQALRVVLERAKTYNVPRTIIDRAVEKAKGGSEENYDELRYEGFGPNGSMVIVDTLTNNVNRTAADVRAAFSKNSGNMGVNGSVAYMFDATAVIGLEGKTSDEVLEILMEADVDARDILEEEDAVIVYAEPDQFHSVQSALKDAGVEEFTVAELTMLAQSDVELPEDAQVQFEKMVDALEDLEDVQQVYHNVDLGE from the coding sequence ATGGGTCGTAAATGGAATAATATTAAAGAGAAAAAAGCATCAAAAGATGCAAATACAAGCCGTATATACGCGAAATTTGGACGTGAAATTTATGTGGCAGCAAAACAAGGTGAGCCAGATCCAGAGTCAAACCAAGCGCTTAGAGTCGTATTAGAACGTGCGAAAACATACAATGTGCCAAGAACAATTATTGATCGTGCAGTTGAAAAAGCAAAAGGCGGTTCAGAAGAAAATTATGACGAGCTTCGTTATGAAGGATTCGGACCAAATGGATCTATGGTAATTGTAGATACACTTACAAATAACGTAAACCGTACTGCAGCAGATGTACGTGCTGCATTTAGCAAAAACAGTGGTAACATGGGTGTAAACGGTTCTGTAGCTTACATGTTTGATGCGACAGCTGTTATCGGTCTTGAAGGTAAAACATCAGATGAAGTTCTTGAAATTTTAATGGAAGCAGATGTAGATGCACGTGACATTCTAGAAGAAGAAGATGCTGTTATCGTGTATGCTGAACCTGATCAATTCCATTCTGTACAATCTGCACTTAAAGATGCTGGTGTTGAAGAATTCACAGTTGCAGAATTAACAATGCTTGCACAAAGTGATGTAGAACTTCCTGAAGATGCTCAAGTACAATTTGAAAAAATGGTTGATGCATTAGAAGATTTAGAAGATGTGCAACAAGTTTACCACAACGTAGACTTAGGAGAATAA
- a CDS encoding NUDIX hydrolase, translating to MEHRTPKHIVAVAGYLTNETNEVLLAKVHWRADTWELPGGQVEEGEALDQAVCREIKEETGLTVKPIGITGVYYNASMHILAVVFKVAYVSGEIQIQPEEIQEAKFVALNEGNIDEYITRPHMKSRTLDAMRATHCIPYETWEVQPYNLIGRL from the coding sequence ATGGAACATAGAACACCGAAGCATATCGTTGCCGTAGCAGGTTATTTAACTAACGAAACAAATGAGGTGTTATTAGCAAAGGTACACTGGCGAGCGGATACGTGGGAGTTGCCAGGAGGACAGGTGGAAGAGGGAGAAGCACTCGATCAAGCTGTCTGTAGGGAAATAAAAGAGGAAACAGGATTAACGGTGAAGCCTATCGGTATTACAGGAGTTTATTATAATGCTTCCATGCACATTCTGGCTGTCGTTTTTAAAGTAGCATATGTGAGCGGTGAAATACAAATTCAACCTGAAGAAATACAAGAGGCTAAATTTGTTGCTTTAAATGAAGGGAACATAGATGAGTACATAACGCGTCCTCATATGAAATCCAGAACGCTTGATGCGATGAGAGCAACACATTGTATTCCGTACGAAACGTGGGAAGTGCAGCCATATAATTTAATAGGTAGATTGTAA